The sequence below is a genomic window from Ovis canadensis isolate MfBH-ARS-UI-01 breed Bighorn chromosome 1, ARS-UI_OviCan_v2, whole genome shotgun sequence.
TGTGTCCGAACATTCCATGAGACGCCTCTCCAGTTGCTGGAGAAGATCAAGAATGTctttaatgaaacaaaaaatctCCTTAAAAAGGACTGGAACGTTTTCAGCAAGAACTGCAACAACAGCTTTGCTAAATGCTCCAGCCATGGTAAGCACGGAAGGGGCCAGCAAGTgcggggctggggcagggtgAGTGGAGCAGAgtgtggggctggggcagggtgaGTGGAGCAGAGGTGCACTGGGTTggcgttgggggtggggggtggtggcgcATCAGGCTGAAGGGACCCCTGGGAGGCAGCCTGGCTGCTACTCGTGTGCTTCTGTGTGTAGACGTGCTTGTTTTGTGTACGTATGTGGCTTCGTGTACCTCTGAGTGGTCCTAGGCACATGTCTTTTctgacatgtgtgtgcatgcacacctACGTATGTCTGCATGTTGAGGCATCAAAAAGGATCAAGCTGGTGGCTGTGAGATCAGGGAATGGAAAAGGGGGCCCTCTCGGAGAGCCCTGTAGGCATGGCAGCTTTCCCACTGGCTCTGCAGGCTGGCTGAACGTACGGGGGGTTCCGTGGACAGAGCAGAGGCTCCATCCAGGAGTCAGGGCTTGCTCCAGGAGCCCTGCTGTGAATCACCAGGATAGCCTGGCTCCAGAAGTCCCCAGGACGCCTTGAGTGTCCCCTCAAGGGACAAGATTGGATTTGAAGTCTGAGCGTCATTCAAACCCTGGCAGTGCTGGCCCAGCTGCGCACATATGTACCCTGCATTGTCCTCGTCTCTGCGTCCTGTGCCACGTGTACCCGCCTACATTCAACCTTGCTCCCCAAGGCAAGGGCTGAGGCCCTGCGACCTGCCAAATGGCCAAGTCCAGTCTCGTCGCTTCAACCCCAAGGCCTCAAGCCTTGGCCGCAGGCCAGCCCCAGCCTGTTCCCGCCTGTGGGCGTGGCTGTGTAGCCCCCTGCTGTGCATGAACCCACCTTGCCGCTTTCCAACCAACAGTGTCTTTGGGGCTTGAGGGTGTCTTGTGTTAGAGGCCACTACTCAACATCTTGGCTGGCTATTGTCACCCCTGGCTTGGCGTCTGGCCAGCTGGATCTCCAGAAAGGGCAGTTTTCTGGTCTTCCCTGACCCCATCCCCCAACCTGTGTGTCTAAACCCCACTCTTTGCTCTTTTCCTGCAGTTTGCTCCTTTCCTGTCTAAAGCCTGTGTCACGAGCATTGGCTCCAGTCCTGTCCTCACCTCAGCCCCAGGGCTGAGTTAGGGCCTGAGGGGATCCCCCAGACCCACGCCCCCTCTCCATCCCTCTGGGAAAGCTGTGCTGGAGGCCGGTGACTCTATCTCCTCCccatccttctctctccttctctctgtggTTCTTTCAGATGTGGTGACCAAGCCTGATTGCAACTGCCTGTACCCCAAAGCCACCCCTAGCAGTGACCTGGCCTCTGTCTCCCCTCAGcagtcccccaccccctccacagcCCCTATGGCTGGCTTGACCTGGGCTGACTCTGAGGCAACAGACGGCAGCTCCCTCTTGCCCAGAGAGCAGGCCCTTCGCACAGTGGACCCGGGCAGTGCCAAGCAGCGACCACCCAGGAGCACCTGCCAGAGCTTTGAGTCGCCAGAGACCCCACGCGTTGAGGGCCGTCCCACTGGAGATTCTCCTCAGCCTGGCCCTTCGGTTGGAGCCCATGTCACTGGGATGGAAGACATTCTTGACTCTCTGCTGGGTGCTAACATGGCCCTGGAAGAGGCCTCTGGAGAGGCTAGTGAGGGTCCTATACCCCAAGGGGCAGAGCTTTCCTTCTACAGTCTGGGAGGACGCAGCGTCCAGGCAGAGCCTGTCAGCCCCAGTCACATCCTCCCAGCGTCTTCAGCACTCTCTGGATCAGGAAAGGGGCTGCGGCTTGCGGATGCAACTAGCACACACCTGCCCACACTGGGCCCCATGAGACCCACTGAGGCCTGGAGTCACACACCTGAGAAGACAGAACGTCCCTCTGCCTCGCCCAGAGACCACCAGGAGCCAGGCTTGGCCAAGACCCCAGCACTGCGCCCGCAAGGCCTCAGCAGTCCCTCCGCCCCCTCTTCTCAGCCAAAGCTCCCCAGAAGCCATTCCTGGGGCCACGTGCTGTCCCTTGGGGagctggaaggcaggaggagcaccAGGGACCGGAGGAGTCTCGTAGAGCTGAAAGGAGAACAAGCAAGTGAGGGGGCGGCCAGGCCCCCGGCCCGTTTTAACTCCGTTCCTTTGACTGACACAGGCCATGAGAGGCAGCACAAGGAAGCCTCCAACCCCCAGCTCCCTGGTTTTGTCTTCCGCCTGCTGGTGCCCAGTATCATCCTGGTCTTGCTGGCCGTCGGCGGGCTCCTGTTCtacaggcggcggcggcgggtaAGAAGAGCCCCATTGGGGAGAGGAGGGCATCTCATGGTCTGGGGCACAGCCTGGGCGCAGGAACAGGACAGAGGATGACTTGGGTTCAGGCTGGGTTGAACAGTCAACTTCTGAGAGACAGGAAGTTGACTGAGCACAGAGGGTGGGAGGTTGAAGTGGAGGGTTTCTTCAAGAGTGGGGAAGGCTCAGGCTGCAAGACTGACCAAAGGGACGGGGGCAGAGGAGTAGAAGACATTCTTCCTGGGCTACAGTGTTGTGAGAACCTAGAAGGGAGACGGAGGAGGAAAGTGATGCCTGTGCAGGGCAGGGCATTCCCGGAGACTTTGCAGAGCTGGGGGGTAAGGAGTCCCAGGACAGGAGAGGCCTCTGGAAGCCCTCTGGCCCTCTGGCTGAAGGAAGACCTGGGTAACTCTCTCATAGAGCCCCAGGGCAGCCCTGTTTGAGGATGGGGCCATggccccccaccctggccccccaccctcccccagatCCACAGTGAGCCAGCTCTTTTCTGCCCCCAGAGCCATCGAGAGCCACAGATGGTGGATTCTCCCATGGAGCAACCAGAGGGCAGGTgagagtttgggggagggggCTCTGGTAGGTACAGAGCGGGTGCTGTCTTGGCATCTATTTTCCATCTGGAATTGGAGGAGACATTCTGCCGCTTGCTCTAAGGAAATGAAGCTCAGAACGGGAtgtgggggtgggtggtgagAAGGAAGCATGTCTCTTCTTCCCTAGATATCTGGGATTTTTCCTAATTTCTTCTTAGGGTTAGGCAGTTCTGGTCTCCCAAATCTGAGAGGGCTGGAGCATGTGGGTGAGGGTTTGGGGGTTCCCTCACTCCTTGGCCTCTGCTGAAGTCTTATACCAGCCCTGTGCTCTGCCCACAGCCTCCTGGCCCAGGAGAAGGACAGACAGGAGGAGCTGCCAGTGTAGACAGAATCCTAAGGTAAGACTCTGATCTGGATCTCTCTCCACTCCTCAAAACTGGTTACACCCAAATTTTCCACTCACCCTAGCTCATTTGCTGCACCACcaacttcccttctctctctctctgctactcctttttctatttgtcGCCAAGTCTGGCCAACCCTCTGCTCCTCAGGTCCTCAGGCCTCCTATCACTGCTTCACTCCCTCCACCCCATCTGAGGCCAGGCACTGTTAATTCTTAATCAGGCTATTATTTCTGCATTGAGCTTCGACTTTTGCTGCCATCTTTCATCCCAGAGCAACCAAACTGTTTGTGTAAAGTCTTCAGCCTCCAGGGGAATTTCAGCATCTCTGTGTCACCAACCACTTCAACTCAACATTCTCAGCTTGGCTCCCAAGCTCCTCCAGCAGCAGCCCCTCACACAAATCTCTTGTCATTTTCCTCTCTATGTGCACCCTGACTGGATCCTTCCTCCCAACGAAGACCATTTCTGCCTCCCTGCTTTTAGATCATGGAGCCATAGAAGCGTGGTCCTAGAAGGGCTCTCGGGGGTCATTTGGTCTAGAATCCCACTGCAGAGGGGCTTCCCCTCTCTGCATCCCTGATGGGGAGTCAGCCAGCTTCTGGTTACACACTCTCAGCCACAGGCAAGCTCCCTGCCCTGTCCCAATAGCACCGTGGGGAAGTCCTTCCTTATTTGAACAGAATTggcttcctgccccctccccttcctccctcatgAGAGCCTTCTGATATTTAAACTCATGTGTCCATGTCCCCTTTATGAATTCTCTAGGCTAAGTGTGGCCAAATCCCTTAAACATTCCTTATATGATATGGTTTTCAGACCCCTCACCATCCTGGTTGTCCTCCTTTGGACACACTCGTTTGTCAATGTCCCTCTGAAAATGTGACTCTCAGCTCTAGACATAGTGCTCCCCAATATTGTCTGACCAGCTCAGAGTTCAGAGGGACTGTTACCTTCCTTGATATGGACAGTGTTCTTTTATTTGTACCAATTAAGACTGCATTGCTCTTTTGTTTTGGTATTTTAACCACCACATCATTCTATTGTCATATGTTAAGCTTGTGGTCTATTGAACCCTAGTTCCATTTCCCCTAAACCTGTGGACTCTATCCTGTACTTGGAGAACTTAACTTTTTTTAACCAGTGTGCAGGAATTTATATTCCTCCTTGTTAAAAACCACCATGTTGGTTTCAGCCCCTCACCCGAGCCAACTGGAATTGTTTTGAATCCTAATTCTGTATTCACAGCCCTCCCAGCACGTCTCCTACACATCAGTGAGTGTCTTCTGTTGTCTTCACCCATGTATTTGATAAACATGTGACTCTTATCACTCCTCACCCCTGGAGCCCCAATTCCAGGCACTCCGcagccctcctcccttccttcccctcaaaACACAATCAGCCTGCAGGAATCAGCTCTTCCTGATGGTCTCCATCATCCTCTGGTTGCTCCTTTAATTCCTACTCATCTTTTCTGTATTTAACTTGCTATATTGATTTGTACTTCCTTGGATGTTGtttattttcatacattttaaaatctttatgtgTATGAGTACCCCTAAGGAGTCTGTAAGCTCCTGAAGCACAGGGATTGTGTCTTctactttttttgcattttcttttctatccTGAGTCCTAAGCAGAGAGGGCCTCTTCATGCTTCACACTAAGAACTCAACAGATGTTGACTGATTGACTTCAGGGCTGACTGGCTGATTGACCCTGGTTGACTGTCTCTAACTGGCCAGCCTTCTGGTTGACCAGTTAACTAACTAACTAGTTGATTCTGACTGGCTGACCAACTGGATGGATGACTCTGACCAACTAACTAGCTAGTCACTGCCTAACTAGCTAGTTGATTGATGAAGCTGATTGGCTAACTGACTAGCTGGCTGCTTGCCTAAACTGCCGATTGGCAGGCTGGCTGACTAGCTGGAGAACCCATTCACGTTTCTAGTCACACCCTATGCCAAATGCAAGCAAGCACTTCAGGGCCTTCTCATATGTAGAATGACAGGTCTGGGCCACTCCTAGGGAGATAGGGTATCTGCCAAATGCTCAAAACCAGGGGAGCCTGTTTagagaacagttcagttcagttcagtcgcacagtcgtgtccgactctttgcgaccccatgaatcgcaggacgccaggcctccctgttcatcaccaactcccagagttcactcaaatccattgggtcggtgatgccatccagccatctcatcctctgtcatcctcttctcctgcccccaatccctcccagcatcagagtctttttcaatgagtcaactcttcgcatgaggtggccaaagtactggagtttcagctttagcatcattccttccaaagaaatcccagggctgatctcctttaggatggactggttggatctccttgcagtccaagggactctcaagagtcttctccaacaccacagttaaaaagcatcaattcttcagcgctcagctttcttcacagtccaactctcacatccatacatgaccactggaagaaccatagccttgactagatggaccttagttggcaaagtaatgtctctgcttttgaatatactatctaggttggtcataactttccttccaaggagtaagcgtcttttaatttcatggctgcagtcaccatctgcagtgattttggagccccaaaaaataaagtctgacactgtttccccatctatttcccatgaagtgatgggaccagatgccagatcttcgttttctgaatgttgagctttaagccaaatttttcactctcctcttttactttcatcaagaggctttttagttcctcttcactttttgccataagggtggtgtcatctgcatatctgaggttattgatatttctcccagcaatcttgattccagcttgtgcttcttccagcccagtatcagacagtaaaagtgtctgcctacaatgtgcagacccgggtttgatccctgggtcaagaagatcccctggagaaggaaattgcaacccactccagtactcttgcctggaaaatcccatggcaggaggagcctggtagactacaatccatggggttgcaaagagtcagacatgactaagcgacttcactttctttctttctttaagataTAACACATGTGGAACGCATGTGAAAGAGATAACACTTCCTGGGGGCCACCTTGTTGGTAAGGTGGACTCAAATGGGTCAGATGGGACACTGGCAGGGCTGTGAGAATGAGGCAGACCCCTCAGAACTGGCGAGCAGAGGATGGAACAAGGTCCCTGGGGACTTCATGGCTCAATGCTGCACCACCCTCTGACTGGTCGCCCGCCTCCCTTCTTGTCCTTGGCCCTCTGCCTGCCTAATCTCAGGCCCTCCCAagctttcttcttcctccccttAAGATTTCACTTAGAGAGTGATCCAGGGCCAGGGCCACATACAGACCCTTACTTGGATCCTGCCCTAAAGTGGTCTCCAGGCCAGGCAGCAGGAGCCTTAGGGCCACCTGAAGACTGCTGCCCTGATGAGAGGGGGAAACACAGAGGCAGAGGTATGAGAGAGGGACCCTCAGAAAGGAAATGTGGACCCTGACCCCTCCATTCCAAGGAACCAAGAAATAGGGGCAGTGGGCTGGGGTCTGCCCACTTGGTTATTCTTCCCTTCTGGCCCCAGCAGGGCCTGTGGCCCAGCCATACCGAGCATGGCTCATGTCCAGTTTATAGTCTTCCCTGCCTGCCTTCCAGAGCATGGGAATGGGCTGGGAGCCAGAAGCTATGGTCCCATCTTTCCTCCTTATCCATCACGGGTTTTGCTGGTAGAGCCCAGGGATAGTCAGGGAGGGAAGCTCCGCACAGGGGCCAAAGTCAAACTGTTGGATGGAGTCCAGGGGATTTCTGCTCTGGGAACAAAGCATTCTGAGGACAAGGATGGGGGAAGGCTTGGAGACAGCAGGGCCCTGACTCCTATGCATGATGCAGGGAGGCAAGTCCCTTGGCCCATCCGGAAGGAGGCTGGCTTGCTTAGGGCTTAGCAGGCCAAATGGCAGGGTGGGagtttccttgtctggaacttccTCCAGTTCTTTCCCTTCAGATACTTCTGCCCTGCTGCCCTGAGTATTGTGTGTGATGACCTCTGTGATGAATGGTGTGGAGTGGGAATGAGAAATTCCTCTTCTTTGCTAGAGTTAGCAGGATTCGCTCTTGATTTTTTTAGACCAAAGATAGTGAGATGGTCTTGCCGGAGccgggggtggtgggaggggagatgGGCATCTAAGGACACTCAagtgcccccttccctccttggtAGACCCCTACACTTGAGTAATGCCcatcccagctctgctcagacCTCTACCAGGCTCTGTTACCTCCCCCTGTGGTCCCTGGTTCCCCAGGAGGAGGTAGGAGGTGAGGCCAGTCTGTCCAGAGGCTTGGGCTGCTGCCAGAGAAAGCTGCCCAGGGCCTTTGCGGTGTCTGGGGTGGCGGGGAAGGCTAGGGAAAGGATGGGAGGAAGTCCTGTCTGCAGCACCACCAGCAGCCCACAGGAACGCTCTAGCTCGCCCACCCATGTCCTCAGCGACCCCTTCCTTGACTCCCACTCAGCTGAcagcctttctttctctcccctacAGCTGGGCACACAGGACAGTCTCTCCATGGGAGGAGATACTGTGGGGACggccaccaccacccctccccaaccATTCTCCCGGGAATGTGGCCTGCCCACCATGAGAGCTTCTGGACTCCTGGAGAGCAGAGCTAGACCAGAGCAGCCAGGCTGGGGCTCCTCCGCCCTTGACCCTCAGACTCTGGACTGACTAAGAGAGGGCTGGAGGATGCCCCCCATGCTGCTGATATTTATCAGGGGCCCTGGAGGCTCCCATCTGCTTAAGGAAGGCTGCCAAGCCCAGCTGGGGACCCTCTGCCCCTCAGGGGCTGTGTCCTCTGCCCACTCCCCTCTAGGGACCCGGAGGCCAATGGGACATGGGAGAGCAGGGTGGGCACTGAGGAACAGAAGAGCCTTCTTGTCAGAGGATCTGCCTGCCGCCAAGGGATCCCAGCACCGACAAGCAGGGACTTGTCTCCAGAGAGAGAAGCATGAGGTTCACAGGGCGGGACAGCGTTGTTGGATTTCCCGTAAAGGCGTGTAGCCCAGAAGACGGGAAGAGTAGGCCTCTGGGCCTGCTGGTCTGCACTGATCGCCCGGAGCGGGTCTGTACCCTCCACTTGCCTCAGTGCGCTCTGCCGGCGGCCAGGCAGAGAGGGGATGCCAACCTGGCCCTCAGGACCTGCCTGGCCTGGCTTGGATGCCCAGGGCAAGACCAAGCGCTGGCCTCTGCCCCGCCGTCCCCCGAGGCCTGCCAGAGCTCCTCCAGGAGGCCGTGCAGAGCCTCTCCTCTGAAGGAAACCATCGCACTGTGAATACTGAACCTGCCTGCTGAACAGCCTGCCCCATCCATCCCGGAGAGCAAACACCTGTCCGTCCTCCCACTCCTCCAGCCTCTCCCCAGCTTCCTGCACTGAGCGCCCGAGCCGGCCTCGCCTGTCGACTGAGGGAGCCCCTGAGCCCTGACCTTCTGCTGACCCGGCTCTGACTCCCTGGGATGGATCAGGGTGGGAGAACTTCCCAGGGCCGGCAGCCAGAGCTGGTCTTTAGGCTGCGTTGTTCACCCAGGTTTCTGCATCTTGCACTTTGACATTCCCAAGAGGGACATGActaaagggagggaagaaaggaggggaggCACTGACACAGAGAGAGACTGCAGGGTGAGCTCTGACAGCAAATAGGTCTTTGAAATTGAGGGCCTGCCCCTGAGGTGTGGCAAGGGGTCAGCACCCCTGGTCCCCCTGGCCGGCCTCTTTCCCTGTCCAGGCCCCTGCTCCCACCACAGTCCAAAGGCTGCTGTCAGCAGACACCTGGGCTGAGCGGTGTCCCTGTCAGGAGCCCAGGAGGCAGTGACCCCCTCCAGCTCTCGTCCCACCCCTCACTAGCATCATCT
It includes:
- the CSF1 gene encoding macrophage colony-stimulating factor 1 isoform X1, with protein sequence MTARGAAGRCPPTTWLGRLLLLACLLVSSGATEEVSENCSHMIGNGHLLFLQQLIDSQMETSCQISFEFVDQEQLDDPVCYLKKAFLLVQDIMEDTMRFKDNTPNAKAIVQLQELSLRLKSCFTMDYDEQDKACVRTFHETPLQLLEKIKNVFNETKNLLKKDWNVFSKNCNNSFAKCSSHDVVTKPDCNCLYPKATPSSDLASVSPQQSPTPSTAPMAGLTWADSEATDGSSLLPREQALRTVDPGSAKQRPPRSTCQSFESPETPRVEGRPTGDSPQPGPSVGAHVTGMEDILDSLLGANMALEEASGEASEGPIPQGAELSFYSLGGRSVQAEPVSPSHILPASSALSGSGKGLRLADATSTHLPTLGPMRPTEAWSHTPEKTERPSASPRDHQEPGLAKTPALRPQGLSSPSAPSSQPKLPRSHSWGHVLSLGELEGRRSTRDRRSLVELKGEQASEGAARPPARFNSVPLTDTGHERQHKEASNPQLPGFVFRLLVPSIILVLLAVGGLLFYRRRRRSHREPQMVDSPMEQPEGSLLAQEKDRQEELPV